Genomic segment of Arachis hypogaea cultivar Tifrunner chromosome 16, arahy.Tifrunner.gnm2.J5K5, whole genome shotgun sequence:
TATCACGACCACCAACCCTGAAATTAAGAATTAAGAAGATCTGATATAAACAGAAAGCTCAATGTTTGAGAGAAGAACAACTCATACAGTATCTTCAGTCAGactcataattaaataattcatcAATACACGATTCTAACCTACAAATCCCGCATTCGTCGCAATGGAACTGTCCTTTCTCTGTCTGCAGCAATGAAAAAGCATTAGATATTAAGAAAGGGAGTTATACTCCATCACACGAGATAACTAAttggaataaaaaaaaaacttacaataTCATCATAAAATTTGCAAATTTCACAATAATATTCTCCCATGTTGACGCCACAGTTAGCACAGACCTTGGCAGCCTGAGAATAATCGATGCCACAGGTAATGAGGTTATAACTTATAAACAGAATGAACAAttttcaaataaaagaaaacagaGGACACGAAATTATACCTCTTGCTCAGTATCACAGATAGAACATATAACCTGAAATTAGTATTACAGAAACATTCATAATTAGTTACATCCTAAAGCATCTCAAACAGAACAAAATGCTCAATTACGCAGTTCTATTACTTGCTTAACATCGCGCCTGACAAGTTCATGACGCTCCTTGGGATCGCTAAGTGAACCCTGAAtcgcaaaaacaaaaaaaaaacaaaaacaaaaacccgaagattgagagagagagagagagagagagagagagagagagagagagagggaacgGACCATGGCGTCGTTGTGGCAGTGACGGCAAGAGAAGATCTGGTTGCAGCATGGAGCTCGAATTTTGCAACGTCTCTTGTAGTGTTCGCACCTAGGGTAAAgcattcaatgcaatttatgtgttaagaagaagaagaagaagaagaagaagaggaagaagaagaagaagaagaatacccGTGCTGCAATTTCCCAAAGTGTAGTCTAGTTTGAGATTCAGGTGGAGTTGGAAGAGTTGATGCGGAAGAGAACTCTGCCATTTATGAACTGAATGGAGTGGCTCCGCTGCGTGGAAAACAATGGGCGCCACCGAATCGGAGACGGCGGGGGCCAAAACTTTGATCCGCtctaatttttatgaaaaacataaaAAGTACTAGTATTGTCTTGAACTATTATGATGTTGTGTGTAGTAGTAACTCTGTCAGGAATAAAACTCCCTTGAATTGGTCCAACAATCACATTCAAGAAGGTCTCAACTTGTTAACAAGTATCTTTGTAATTGTTTGCCTTATATTAAATAGTCACACAAGGTTCAATTTCtcagaaattaatttatttatggaAGTAAAAAACGTGATGTGCAGTAATATTGTATCATGGTGAGTAATCTACAGATGTGGAACTGGTGAATTCAGTAACCTGCAAAAAGCAGGTTACGTTTTGACCGAGATGATTTAAaaaaaactgcatgctctgcaaaacGCAGCTTGCGTTTAGCATGGGAGGAGAACCCAATTTCAAAACGTGTCTCTGTGCTCTTTGCATGCCAACACCTCGAACCTCCAAAACATAAGATGCGTTTGGCAGGTGCACAGCAAAACACAACCTGCGTTTGGCAGTCTCCTCAGCTGCATGTGTGACACGTGTGAAGAAGAGTGGTGGTGAAGCCTGCCTATAAAAATCAAAACGCAGGCCGCTTCCCTTTTGTGTTACATGTTTCCCTTTCATGTTACATGCTTCCCTTTCATATTACATGCTGTGAGTGAGTTTTGAGAGTAAAATGGTGGGGTTAAGGGTGAAAGGGAGTGAGTTTGTGAagaggaagaattagtgaaggttTGGGATTTTAtttagtaaaaaaagaaaaatggttcGTAATTTTACTTTACCACAAGAACAcattattaaatatttgaatcATCTTCAATTGgtgagtaatttttatttaagtttatgataaataaatatttttatttttatattctgtAGTGATATAtttaacttataaattatttattattattattattattattatgaatagTAGTTGTGTTTTATCATAccggcattattattattatcatgtcTATTATATGAAAAATAGTTGTGTTTTATCATACGGTAGTCATgagataattattattattattattattattattattattattattattattattatgttgttactgttattataataattattttttaagataataatagtagtaacaatactatttaattaccgtattattattattattattattaataatgttGCCCATAATAGAATAttgtataataattattattattttctaatagtaaataaatatttattatttttttaataatttatgattattatttagaatttaataattattattttatttattgcagGCTATCAGGAATTTGTTGCCCAGAAAACTCGATTCGCCAGATACTTTTAACGAGGTAGCGGCAGAGGCACTAGCATTAACTGGGTTTCAACATGTTTCGCGAGTAGGCGAAATGAGAGGTCATGCTGCACTACTGAGTGCCTTGGTGGAACGCTGGAGGCCGGAGACTCACACGTTTCATCTTCCGGTCGGTGAAGTGACAGTGACGTTGGAAGATGTGAGCTATATTCTTGGTCTCCCGATTAATGGGGAGGCTGTTACCGGTAGATCAGATAGCAGTCACCAGTTTTTGGTGGAGAACTGCATTGCCTGTTTTGGTCGGGAGCCCAGTCCAGAAGATCACGTGTTAGAGAAGGTTAATCTCGCATGGGTCCGAAGGTGCAGAGACACTGAGCCTTGTGACACTCAGGAGTCTGTTGAACGGTACGTCCGGGTGCACATTTTATGCGTGCTCGGAACAGTAGTGTTTCCGGATAAGTCGACCACTTCATTGAATTCGAAGTTTCTACCGCTACTTCGAGATTTCCACCGGATTTCAGAATACAGTTGGGGGCAGCCAGTTTGGCGCACTTATACAGCTCGTTGTGTCGTGCTTCACGATACAACTGTAAAGAGATGGACGGCCCACTGATACTGCTTTTTGTTTGGGCGTGGGAGCGTATGCCGCTCCTGGCACCTATACCCCGCGATCAGCTCGGTGACGTCGGTATTCCACTTGCGCGAAGGTattgttttttattgttattgttgttgttgttattattattgttattattattattattaatttgttattcttattaatattgttattgtTTTTTTATGTTAGGTGGAGCCATTGGCGCCGACATACACGATATATCCGGAGGCCTACTGCGCATTTTAGGCGATGACTCGACGACATGGGAGTTGACGATGTAAGTTGTAACCATTAATGTCCAATGTTTTTATTCAGTTAATTTTTCTAATAGGCCTCTTGGTAACTAATGTTTTTATTCAGTTGTTTGATTTGAATGAGTACCCGCAAGAGGAAGAGGGAGACTTGGGATACGACTTGCAGCACTGGTATGATGTTGGTGGAGCGAGTGCTCCGGGGATGAGTGGCTCCGGTTTGTATGACACTGGTGGTGCGAGCGTGACAGATTTTGGTGGTCCTGACGTTGGTAGTGGGCTGGATGCCGGTGTGTCTCAGGGTTATCCGTATAACCTACGGACACAGACTGTGCCTCCGGACAAATACACCCCATCCTTGTATTCGAAGAAGGCGCCGAGGAAGTAGTCTGTTGCAGTTGATCTTGTATTCAGTGTTGTATTCAGATTTGTATTTAGTGTCGTATCTTATATTTAGAAACTTCTGTTCAGTATTATTATTCTGACATATTTAGCTTTGTTCTCGTATAACTCTGTTTGGCTCGAAATGTTTAttcactaaaaaattaaataacgaggttaaaagttttatttattataaattgttAACTAGGTTAAAGTAAATGACGAGGTTACAAAAAAAGGTAGCATATAATTTTGAAGTAGGTAATAACAAAGTTATATTGAAAAGCTAAACCACTAATGACCTCCAGCGGAGCTTGGACCTGCACGCTGAGGACATCGGCTGCGGCTATGTCCCTCGCGTCCACATATAGTGCACCGGCAAGGACCACGCATATCACGCgagtccatctcattcaagtagcGGGTTGACTTCGGTCTTCCTTTCGTCGCGCGCCTCAATGTCCAGTTGGCGATCACCTTTGCTCCTTCGTATCTATCCCACGTAGATGGGTCACCCATTGGAACAAACTCGTCTCTGTACACCTTACAAATTTCAGACATCTTGTACACATTGTGCACGTACACTTGCCAATCAAGACGCTGGTTGGCGCAACATGCAAGCACGTGGCGACATGGAAGTCGCTCGACCTGGAAATGGCCACAGTCGCAGTGTCGTTGCGCAAGGTTAACAGTGTAAATAGTACCATCTTGCATTTCGCGAACCTCAAACATCTCATTGCGCCTGTCGAACCGGTTGACCACAATGTTTCCTGCACGTCGGAAGCTTTCTTCAACTCTCTTCGTTGCGAATTCTGAATACGTGAATCCGTTGCGAAGACGCTCATGAGCTTCGGTACTCTTCCGAGTGAACAACTCATTCAACCGATAGAAAGTTGACCGGACAAGTGCAGTCACAGGAAGGTTGCGTGCCATTGTATCTCCTGATCTCCCAACAAGCTTTTTTTCGAATCAAGctagctcggataagccagtcACACCCTGCACCATACCCCTTGCATTTCGCATAGAATGTCtgcggctcagactcatacacagtgtaatcaactcctctagaATTCGTCTTCACTGTCATTattatcttcttcccaatctatatccccGAGCTCATCAACATTGATCTCGTCGTCGACCATACTCATCCCCGGCTgctgttcaaactcaacgtacagctctatcatcggcacgtgagatcgggtttgttgataaatatacAACATCTGCTGCATACTGGCATCGTCAGTGATGGgcattatttgaaactgtattaAGCCACCAAATACTTGCACAGGACTTCTGTATAAAAGATTGCTCACCATTTTCAAAATGTGACTTTGAATGTTATTACAAAGACCATTTTGCAACTCGACAAAACCCATGGTACATGGAATGGCAAATGACAAtggacattcacaaacaaaagtgACTCCTTCATGTGTGTTTGTTACAACCTCACCGTTATAATATACTTGCAAGTTTGCAACACCTTCCATAACTTCAGCCTTAACTAACTCTATTTTTTTGACACAGTTATCTTCCAAAAAAACACCTCTCTAAGGACTTTATGCAAGAAAAAATAAGAGGAGaagtgaagatgaagatgaacatCACCGGACTTCATATTTATAGGCAAACTTGtggatttaaatattattttgtgtacaaaacgcaacctgcgttttgGGGCTTCCAATAAAAATTTTCTGACCCTAAcaaaacgcaacctgcgttttgtgggcttcaaaattttttttctttttctaacatAGTAAAACGCAACTTGCGTTtagtattgaaaaaaaaaaaaaagaaaaaccaaaacatAAGCTACGTTTggtatattttaaaattcaaaaaaaataaataaacacaaaaCGTAAGTTACGTTTTGTCACTGACCCATAGCAGTGCAATATTTTGCTATGCCTCCATTTCATGGTGTTACTCCATGAACTTCTCCATTTGCCAAAAAATGAGCCTCAATTTCTAGCAATAATTGATTTGCGATAGAAAAAAGTCTACAATATGTGGCTGATTTTttgttatggaaaaaaaaaattggtgttgatcAATAAAATGGATATGTggacaaaatattttttactatgGTGTGAGCAGTAAAACGTAACTTACGCTTTacttttgtctttaatttttttttttgctcacgaaactaaacaaacgcagcccgcgttttttttttttttgcaaggttttcaatttttttattttattttagtccaaATGCAGTCTATGTTTAATGGTgggcatattttttttttgaaataacaaAATGCAGCTTGCGTTTTGTATTTGGTGTCagcttttttttaaaagatgtaaAACATAGGCTacgttttataaaaaaatattttaatcaagaGTCCTGCTTATAAATACGAAGCAAGACTCGTTCAACTTGCTTCACTCTACTTCTACTCATCCTATTCTTTTTTCTTACACATATGTCGTAGTTCTTAGTTTTTTTTGCagttagattttttaaaaaagttggaTTAAGTGAGGTTGAAGTTATGGAAAATATTGCAAATTTGCGAGTGTATTATAATGATGAGGTTATACCAAACACACATGAAGGAGcgacttttgtttgtgaatgtccgtTGTCATTTATTATTCCATGTACCATGAGTTTTATAGAATTGCAAAATGGGCTTTGTAATAACATTCAAAGCCACATTTCGAAAATGGGGAGTAATATTTTATACAGGAATCCTAtacaagtatttggtgggctGATACACTTTCAAATAATGCCCATCACTGACGATGCCAGTATGCAACAGATGTTAtgtatttatcaacaaacccgatTTTACGTGCCgattaggggtgcacatgggtcgggtgaagccGAGTTTGATGTGATCCAGACTCGACCCGAAATATAcatcgggtctatttattagacccgaacccgaccctagacccga
This window contains:
- the LOC140179977 gene encoding protein MAIN-LIKE 1-like, with protein sequence MVGLRAIRNLLPRKLDSPDTFNEVAAEALALTGFQHVSRVGEMRGHAALLSALVERWRPETHTFHLPVGEVTVTLEDVSYILGLPINGEAVTGRSDSSHQFLVENCIACFGREPSPEDHVLEKVNLAWVRRCRDTEPCDTQESVERYVRVHILCVLGTVVFPDKSTTSLNSKFLPLLRDFHRISEYSWGQPVWRTYTARCVVLHDTTVKRWTAH
- the LOC112756513 gene encoding E3 ubiquitin-protein ligase MIEL1 isoform X3; the encoded protein is MAEFSSASTLPTPPESQTRLHFGKLQHGCEHYKRRCKIRAPCCNQIFSCRHCHNDAMGSLSDPKERHELVRRDVKQVICSICDTEQEAAKVCANCGVNMGEYYCEICKFYDDITEKGQFHCDECGICRVGGRDNFFHCPTCGSCYSVSLQGNHPCVENSMKSFCPVCYEYLFDSIKGTTIMTCGHTMHMDCFDEMAEQNQYRCPICSKTIFDMSRNWEHLDQEPD